One Candidatus Synechococcus calcipolaris G9 genomic window carries:
- a CDS encoding Rpn family recombination-promoting nuclease/putative transposase, with product MRDNLCKYLAEKYPTAFTQWLLKDSSENVSILKTELNLEPIRADSVTLVQTQNCILHLEFQVEPEPTLPLRMLDYWLRLYRNHQCEIVQVLILLRQTRITVPDRFELPTTTHQYRVVKLWEEDPKQFFRIPALLPFAVLGKTKNEAALLQAVADQIDQIESDQTRQELSTVVQLLAGLQYSKELIQTIFREGMMRESVIYQEILQEGERKGLEQGLEQGRQEGQREGRQEGQRAEACTLILRLLTRRVGPIPDSFATQINHLSLEQIETLGEALLDFSTMNDLEQWFQALNQ from the coding sequence ATGCGAGACAATCTCTGTAAATACCTAGCGGAAAAATATCCGACTGCCTTTACCCAGTGGCTCCTGAAGGATTCCTCAGAAAATGTATCAATCCTAAAAACAGAACTGAACCTGGAACCGATCCGCGCCGATTCCGTAACATTGGTACAAACCCAAAACTGTATACTCCATCTAGAATTTCAAGTCGAGCCAGAGCCGACATTACCCTTGCGGATGCTGGACTACTGGCTGAGACTTTATCGAAACCATCAGTGCGAGATTGTCCAGGTCTTGATCTTGCTTCGGCAGACCCGGATCACAGTCCCCGATAGATTTGAACTACCAACGACGACCCATCAGTACCGTGTAGTAAAACTCTGGGAAGAAGACCCGAAGCAATTTTTTAGGATTCCTGCCCTATTGCCCTTTGCGGTTCTAGGAAAAACAAAAAACGAAGCAGCCCTATTGCAAGCCGTTGCCGATCAGATTGATCAGATTGAATCGGATCAGACTCGTCAGGAACTAAGTACCGTCGTTCAACTATTGGCTGGGCTACAGTACAGTAAAGAGCTTATTCAAACTATTTTTCGGGAGGGAATGATGCGAGAATCAGTGATATATCAAGAGATTCTACAGGAAGGTGAACGGAAAGGACTTGAACAAGGACTTGAACAAGGACGACAAGAGGGACAACGGGAAGGACGACAAGAGGGGCAACGGGCAGAAGCCTGTACACTCATCCTGCGATTACTCACCCGCCGAGTGGGGCCCATCCCTGATAGTTTCGCGACCCAAATCAATCATCTATCCCTAGAACAAATAGAAACCCTAGGAGAAGCCCTGCTAGATTTCAGTACCATGAATGACCTAGAGCAGTGGTTTCAGGCATTAAATCAGTAA